Part of the Candidatus Zixiibacteriota bacterium genome, AGAGGAGAAAGAGAACAAGTGAAGTAGGGTGGAACGCGTTCCACCGAATCTTCTTCGCTTGTCTGGTGAGCTACACTCCCTGCAATCCGTCAGCATGGCCTCGTGGGCGAATAGACGATGTGAATCAATAGGATGGTGGAACATGTTCCACCCTACGGAGCTGGAACCAGAAGAAATCAACGAGTTGTTTGACTTCAATGCTACAAAGCAGAACGTGACCGTGCGACTTCCAAGAGGAAAACGGAAGTTTGAGGTCTTTAGGGAGCACAGACCAGCGATGAAAATCACAAGGTCTCGACTTGACAAGTGGGAAGTCCCGGATTGAATGCTTGTGCATGGTCCTTTTCGCGTGGCAATAAGCGATTGGTCGGGCTAAAACAAGATGTCCTCGGCCGATCGTATTTGCATCGCTGCAGAACATGAAATGACAACTAATCGTCATTGGAGGAGTAATGATAGTCCACAGATTAGTCCCAATCATTCTATCGTTTCTGATAGTATTTGTGCTGCTCTTGATCGTAAGTTGTAGCAGCGACGACACGTCGGCCAATTCCCTGAGTCCGAATCTGCCAACTGTTACCACTTCCCCAGTTACTGGAGAAACCCAAACCACGGCAGAGTGTGGTGGCACGGCCACATCGGATGGCGGGTCTCCGATAACAGCTCGCGGGGTCTGCTGGAGTACAAATCCGTCTCCAATTGTAGCTGATCATAGAAGCAACGATGGTATGGGGACCGGAAGTTTCGCCAGTTCGCTAACTGACCTGTCGGCTGGCACGCCGTATTATGTTCGAGCCTACGCTAGTAACAGAGTTGGTACGGGTTTTGGCAGCGCTCATTCCTTCAGAACTTCTTCTGCCTCAGGCACAGTCACAGACATTGATGGCAATGTTTATCAAGCCGTAACAATTGGCACCCAGGTGTGGATGGCGGGAAATCTTAGAGTGACCCATTTCCGCAACGGAGATCCTATACCTGATGTAGCGGACAGCAGTACTTGGTCTGGCCTCTCTACCGGTGCTCATTGTGCTTACGATGATGACGAAAGCTATGTATCCGTTTATGGCCTACTTTATAACTGGTATGCTGTAGATGACAGCCGAAGCATGGCACTGGACGGCTGGCATGTGCCGAGCTACGCCGAGTGGGTGACGCTAGTTAATTATCTTGGAGGAGAAAGTGTTGCAGGTGGTAAGTTGAAACAAACCGGGACCACTCATTGGGGAAGTCCTAATGCGGGGGCAACCAACGAAAGTGGCTTTTCCGCACTGCCCGGCGGGAAGCGCAACTATCTTGGTACCTCCCATGGTATGGGCTACTATGCCTTTTTCTGGACATCCTCGAAGAACCCGCCTGGTGGTGCGTTCAGCCAAAACTTGGCGTTCCACGGCCCGGAGATCACTCTTACCGCCTACGGCGAGCGTGCGGGGTATTCGGTGCGATGTGTCAAAGACTGATGTCCCAGGTTCTTCTATTCCAGTCAAGCGAAACCAAGTCGGTGGAGGCGAAGCGAATGTGTGTTGATGGGATTGGTCGATCCCCATGTTTCGGTCTGAAATTGTTACGCTGGCTCCGCGTCGAGGCGTTGACCAAATGGAGTCAAGTAGGGTGGAACGTGTTCCACCATCTTGTTGATGCTCATCGTTTACTCGCCCAGGAGACCATACTTGATAGGATTGTAGTGAGTGTAATCTCAGAGGCGCGAGGATTAGTAACGGTGGAACATGTTCCACCCTACGGAGCTAGTGTCCCGTCAACATGATATTATTGGGCATGTCATTGACTTCCGAAATTGTTTGCGCTATATTTGTGCAAACAAGGAGGTGGTCGATGAAAAAGTACA contains:
- a CDS encoding fibrobacter succinogenes major paralogous domain-containing protein encodes the protein MIVHRLVPIILSFLIVFVLLLIVSCSSDDTSANSLSPNLPTVTTSPVTGETQTTAECGGTATSDGGSPITARGVCWSTNPSPIVADHRSNDGMGTGSFASSLTDLSAGTPYYVRAYASNRVGTGFGSAHSFRTSSASGTVTDIDGNVYQAVTIGTQVWMAGNLRVTHFRNGDPIPDVADSSTWSGLSTGAHCAYDDDESYVSVYGLLYNWYAVDDSRSMALDGWHVPSYAEWVTLVNYLGGESVAGGKLKQTGTTHWGSPNAGATNESGFSALPGGKRNYLGTSHGMGYYAFFWTSSKNPPGGAFSQNLAFHGPEITLTAYGERAGYSVRCVKD